One segment of Panicum virgatum strain AP13 chromosome 1K, P.virgatum_v5, whole genome shotgun sequence DNA contains the following:
- the LOC120703967 gene encoding cortical cell-delineating protein-like encodes MAPSKLAMFLALTVLAFAAAVHGCTPSCPTPPVVPSPPPPVVPTPSGGGGSCPINALKLEVCANVLNLLKLNIPVTGSDQCCPLLQGLVDLDAAICLCTAIKANVLGININVPIDLSLLLNHCGKICPSDFTCPN; translated from the coding sequence ATGGCGCCATCAAAGCTTGCCATGTTCCTCGCCCTGACTGTCCTCGCCTTCGCGGCGGCTGTGCACGGCTGCACGCCGTCCTGTCCTACCCCACCAGTGGTTCccagcccaccgccgccggttGTGCCGACGCCGTCCGGCGGTGGGGGCTCCTGCCCAATCAACGCACTGAAGCTGGAGGTGTGCGCCAATGTGTTGAACCTCCTGAAGCTCAACATCCCTGTCACGGGGAGCGACCAGTGCTGCCCGCTGCTGCAGGGGCTCGTCGACCTTGACGCCGCAATCTGTCTCTGCACTGCTATCAAGGCCAACGTCCTCGGCATCAACATCAATGTGCCCATCGACCTgagcctcctcctcaaccactGTGGCAAGATCTGCCCTTCAGATTTCACCTGCCCCAATTAG
- the LOC120656787 gene encoding uncharacterized protein LOC120656787: MLHLFFLNVLDIDDVQVPPWWIANDYPCWEMIVDRWCSQEWVEMHEAARQRRLLMPGASHHQGNRNLKAYAARYSASHGGVPCTQVQAYCLDHKGKATSDVTFNLQDPPKVYSNASVHSRLSGYTSMAQEVHGLEFDAINEPIDGEVVMRA, encoded by the exons ATGCTCCATTTGTTCTTCTTAAATGTATTAGATATTGATGATGTGCAGGTGCCTCCGTGGTGGATTGCCAATGATTATCCGTGCTGGGAAATGATAGTGGACCGGTGGTGCTCGCAAGAGTGGGTGGAGATGCACGAGGCTGCCCGGCAGCGGCGTTTGCTGATGCCAGGTGCATCGCACCATCAGGGCAACCGTAACCTCAAGGCGTACGCGGCTAGATAT TCGGCGTCACATGGTGGTGTGCCTTGCACCCAAGTCCAGGCATACTGTTTGGACCACAAAGGAAAGGCAACGTCCGATGTCACCTTCAACCTGCAGGATCCGCCCAAAGTGTACAGCAACGCAAGCGTCCACAGCCGCCTCAGTGGGTACACCTCGATGGCACAAGAAGTTCATGGGCTGGAGTTTGATGCGATCAATGAGCCCATTGATGGAGAAGTCGTCATGAGGGCGTga
- the LOC120703975 gene encoding cortical cell-delineating protein-like, with protein MAPSKLAMFLALTVLAFAAAVHGCTPSCPTPPVVPSPPPPVVPTPSGGGGSCPINALKLEVCANVLNLLKLNIPVTGSDQCCPLLQGLVDLDAAVCLCLAIKANVLGININVPIDLSLLLNHCGKICPADFTCPN; from the coding sequence ATGGCGCCATCAAAGCTTGCCATGTTCCTCGCCCTGACTGTCCTCGCCTTCGCGGCGGCTGTGCACGGCTGCACGCCGTCCTGTCCTACCCCACCAGTGGTTCccagcccaccgccgccggttGTGCCGACGCcgtccggcggtggtggctccTGCCCAATCAACGCACTGAAGCTGGAGGTGTGCGCCAATGTGTTGAACCTCCTGAAGCTCAACATCCCTGTCACGGGGAGCGACCAGTGCTGCCCGCTGCTGCAGGGGCTCGTCGACCTTGACGCCGCAGTCTGTCTCTGCCTTGCTATCAAGGCCAACGTCCTCGGCATCAACATCAATGTGCCCATCGACCTgagcctcctcctcaaccactGTGGCAAGATCTGCCCTGCAGATTTCACCTGCCCCAATTAG
- the LOC120656798 gene encoding cortical cell-delineating protein-like, producing MAPSKLALFLALTTVLAFAADVVHGCAPYCPTTTPPVVPPPPVVPTPSGGGGSCPINALKLQVCANVLNLLKLNIPGLGNDQCCPLLQGLVDLDAAVCLCTAIKANILGINLNVPIDLSLLLNHCGKVCPADFTCPL from the coding sequence ATGGCGCCATCCAAGCTTGCCCTGTTCCTCGCCCTGACGACAGTCCTCGCCTTCGCGGCGGACGTCGTCCATGGCTGCGCGCCGTACTGTCCTACCACTACACCGCCGGTCGTTCCTCCGCCGCCAGTCGTGCCGACGCCGTCCGGTGGTGGTGGATCTTGCCCGATCAACGCGCTGAAGCTGCAGGTGTGCGCTAACGTGCTGAACCTACTGAAGCTCAACATCCCTGGGTTGGGGAACGACCAGTGCTGCCCGCTGCTGCAGGGGCTCGTCGACCTTGACGCCGCCGTCTGCCTCTGCACCGCCATCAAGGCCAACATCCTCGGCATCAACCTCAATGTGCCCATCGACCTgagcctcctcctcaaccactGTGGCAAGGTCTGCCCTGCAGACTTCACCTGCCCCCTTTAA